One genomic window of Choloepus didactylus isolate mChoDid1 chromosome 27, mChoDid1.pri, whole genome shotgun sequence includes the following:
- the ZBTB45 gene encoding zinc finger and BTB domain-containing protein 45 isoform X2 has product MAAAEAVHHIHLQNFSRSLLETLNGQRLGGHFCDVTVRIREASLRAHRCVLAAGSPFFQDKLLLGHSEIRVPPVVPAQTVRQLVEFLYSGSLVVAQGEALQVLTAASVLRIQTVIDECTQIIARARAPVPGAPAPAPVPTPVPPPLAPAQLRHRLRHLLSARPPGQPGPAHSRKQRQPARLHLPAPPGPAKAEGPDADSAPSAPPDDGGGGDDDDETDGETDGDDGEDGSGPGEGQAPHAFPDCAAGFLPAAVDRARDNAPAPASLPDYGGAGRDFLRGAAAAEDVFPDSYISSWHDEDGAAEGCPAENPAPAAPDCVLAGRRQPGVKTPAPPAALFPFHLGTPGPPAPSGPSPAPPPAFYPALQSDPTQGSQLGEAPATPTPLAPAASGTPARAAGAEPTAYECSHCRKTFSSRKNYTKHMFIHSGEKPHQCAVCWRSFSLRDYLLKHMVTHTGVRAFQCAVCAKRFTQKSSLNVHMRTHRPERAPCPACGKVFSHRALLERHLAAHPAP; this is encoded by the exons ATGGCAGCGGCAGAGGCGGTGCACCACATCCACCTGCAGAACTTCTCACGTTCGCTGCTTGAGACCCTCAACGGGCAGCGGCTGGGCGGGCACTTCTGCGACGTGACCGTGCGCATCCGCGAGGCTTCGTTGCGCGCGCACCGCTGCGTGCTAGCCGCCGGCTCGCCGTTCTTTCAGGACAAGCTGCTGCTCGGCCACTCGGAGATCCGCGTCCCGCCCGTAGTGCCCGCACAGACGGTGCGCCAGCTCGTTGAGTTCCTCTACAGCGGCTCCCTGGTGGTAGCGCAGGGCGAGGCGCTGCAGGTGCTCACCGCCGCGTCGGTGCTGCGCATCCAGACAGTCATCGACGAGTGCACGCAGATCATCGCTCGTGCCCGCGCCCCTGTCCCGGGTGCCCCTGCACCCGCGCCCGTGCCCACTCCGGTGCCCCCGCCGCTCGCGCCCGCGCAGCTGCGCCACCGCTTACGGCACCTGCTGTCTGCGCGTCCCCCAGGCCAACCCGGCCCCGCGCACAGCCGCAAGCAGCGCCAGCCTGCGCGCCTGCATCTGCCGGCTCCTCCGGGACCCGCCAAGGCCGAGGGGCCCGATGCCGACTCTGCACCCTCTGCGCCCCCTGACGACGGCGGCGGTGGTGATGACGATGACGAGACAGACGGCGAGACAGACGGCGACGACGGCGAAGACGGCAGCGGCCCCGGCGAGGGCCAGGCACCACACGCCTTCCCGGATTGCGCTGCTGGCTTCCTCCCCGCAGCTGTGGACCGCGCGCGCGACAACGCCCCTGCGCCCGCCAGCCTCCCTGACTACGGCGGTGCGGGGAGGGACTTCCTCCGCGGGGCAGCGGCAGCGGAGGACGTGTTTCCCGACAGCTACATCTCCTCCTGGCACGACGAAGACGGCGCGGCCGAAGGCTGTCCGGCCGAGAACCCCGCCCCCGCCGCGCCTGACTGTGTCCTGGCGGGTCGCCGCCAACCGGGCGTGAAAACCCCCGCGCCGCCCGCCGCGCTCTTTCCCTTTCACTTGGGGACTCCAGGGCCGCCTGCGCCCTCGGGGCCGAGCCCTGCACCCCCACCTGCTTTCTACCCGGCGCTTCAGTCCGATCCTACCCAGGGCTCGCAGCTGGGGGAGGCCCCAGCCACACCCACGCCTCTTGCCCCGGCCGCTTCAGGCACTCCCGCGCGGGCCGCGGGCGCGGAGCCAACCGCCTATGAGTGCAGCCACTGCCGCAAGACGTTCAGCTCGCGGAAAAACTACACCAAGCACATGTTCATCCACTCGG GGGAGAAGCCGCACCAGTGCGCCGTGTGCTGGCGATCCTTTTCGCTGCGCGACTACCTGCTCAAGCACATGGTCACGCACACGGGCGTGCGCGCCTTCCAGTGCGCGGTCTGCGCCAAACGTTTCACGCAGAAGAGCTCACTCAATGTGCACATGCGCACCCACCGCCCGGAGCGCGCGCCCTGCCCGGCCTGCGGCAAAGTCTTCTCGCACCGCGCGCTGCTGGAGCGCCACCTGGCGGCTCATCCCGCGCCCTGA
- the ZBTB45 gene encoding zinc finger and BTB domain-containing protein 45 isoform X1, whose product MNPSPHTCRPCDGRWGYLEMAAAEAVHHIHLQNFSRSLLETLNGQRLGGHFCDVTVRIREASLRAHRCVLAAGSPFFQDKLLLGHSEIRVPPVVPAQTVRQLVEFLYSGSLVVAQGEALQVLTAASVLRIQTVIDECTQIIARARAPVPGAPAPAPVPTPVPPPLAPAQLRHRLRHLLSARPPGQPGPAHSRKQRQPARLHLPAPPGPAKAEGPDADSAPSAPPDDGGGGDDDDETDGETDGDDGEDGSGPGEGQAPHAFPDCAAGFLPAAVDRARDNAPAPASLPDYGGAGRDFLRGAAAAEDVFPDSYISSWHDEDGAAEGCPAENPAPAAPDCVLAGRRQPGVKTPAPPAALFPFHLGTPGPPAPSGPSPAPPPAFYPALQSDPTQGSQLGEAPATPTPLAPAASGTPARAAGAEPTAYECSHCRKTFSSRKNYTKHMFIHSGEKPHQCAVCWRSFSLRDYLLKHMVTHTGVRAFQCAVCAKRFTQKSSLNVHMRTHRPERAPCPACGKVFSHRALLERHLAAHPAP is encoded by the exons ATGGCAGCGGCAGAGGCGGTGCACCACATCCACCTGCAGAACTTCTCACGTTCGCTGCTTGAGACCCTCAACGGGCAGCGGCTGGGCGGGCACTTCTGCGACGTGACCGTGCGCATCCGCGAGGCTTCGTTGCGCGCGCACCGCTGCGTGCTAGCCGCCGGCTCGCCGTTCTTTCAGGACAAGCTGCTGCTCGGCCACTCGGAGATCCGCGTCCCGCCCGTAGTGCCCGCACAGACGGTGCGCCAGCTCGTTGAGTTCCTCTACAGCGGCTCCCTGGTGGTAGCGCAGGGCGAGGCGCTGCAGGTGCTCACCGCCGCGTCGGTGCTGCGCATCCAGACAGTCATCGACGAGTGCACGCAGATCATCGCTCGTGCCCGCGCCCCTGTCCCGGGTGCCCCTGCACCCGCGCCCGTGCCCACTCCGGTGCCCCCGCCGCTCGCGCCCGCGCAGCTGCGCCACCGCTTACGGCACCTGCTGTCTGCGCGTCCCCCAGGCCAACCCGGCCCCGCGCACAGCCGCAAGCAGCGCCAGCCTGCGCGCCTGCATCTGCCGGCTCCTCCGGGACCCGCCAAGGCCGAGGGGCCCGATGCCGACTCTGCACCCTCTGCGCCCCCTGACGACGGCGGCGGTGGTGATGACGATGACGAGACAGACGGCGAGACAGACGGCGACGACGGCGAAGACGGCAGCGGCCCCGGCGAGGGCCAGGCACCACACGCCTTCCCGGATTGCGCTGCTGGCTTCCTCCCCGCAGCTGTGGACCGCGCGCGCGACAACGCCCCTGCGCCCGCCAGCCTCCCTGACTACGGCGGTGCGGGGAGGGACTTCCTCCGCGGGGCAGCGGCAGCGGAGGACGTGTTTCCCGACAGCTACATCTCCTCCTGGCACGACGAAGACGGCGCGGCCGAAGGCTGTCCGGCCGAGAACCCCGCCCCCGCCGCGCCTGACTGTGTCCTGGCGGGTCGCCGCCAACCGGGCGTGAAAACCCCCGCGCCGCCCGCCGCGCTCTTTCCCTTTCACTTGGGGACTCCAGGGCCGCCTGCGCCCTCGGGGCCGAGCCCTGCACCCCCACCTGCTTTCTACCCGGCGCTTCAGTCCGATCCTACCCAGGGCTCGCAGCTGGGGGAGGCCCCAGCCACACCCACGCCTCTTGCCCCGGCCGCTTCAGGCACTCCCGCGCGGGCCGCGGGCGCGGAGCCAACCGCCTATGAGTGCAGCCACTGCCGCAAGACGTTCAGCTCGCGGAAAAACTACACCAAGCACATGTTCATCCACTCGG GGGAGAAGCCGCACCAGTGCGCCGTGTGCTGGCGATCCTTTTCGCTGCGCGACTACCTGCTCAAGCACATGGTCACGCACACGGGCGTGCGCGCCTTCCAGTGCGCGGTCTGCGCCAAACGTTTCACGCAGAAGAGCTCACTCAATGTGCACATGCGCACCCACCGCCCGGAGCGCGCGCCCTGCCCGGCCTGCGGCAAAGTCTTCTCGCACCGCGCGCTGCTGGAGCGCCACCTGGCGGCTCATCCCGCGCCCTGA